A portion of the Citrobacter rodentium NBRC 105723 = DSM 16636 genome contains these proteins:
- the solA gene encoding N-methyl-L-tryptophan oxidase, whose translation MTYDLLIAGSGSVGAAAGYYATRAGLKVLMIDAHLPPHQQGSHHGDTRLIRHAYGEGEKYVPLVLRAQTLWDELSADAEEPVFVRSGVINLGPAHSAFLANVASSAKQWQLNVEQLDAAAIMARWPEIRVPDDYIGLFEADSGFLRSELAIKTWIRLAKEGGCAQLFNCPVTAIHHDEDGGVTVETADGEYRAKKALVSAGTWVQKLLPDLPVQPVRKVFAWYQADGRYSSKNNFPAFTGELLNGDQFYGFPAENDALKIGRHNGGQVIQHEEERKPFAAVASDGAEAFPFLRNVLPGIGCCLYGATCTYDNSPDEDFIIDTLPGHDNTLVITGLSGHGFKFASVLGEIAADFAQNKPSGFDLTPFRLARFTA comes from the coding sequence AGGCAGCGGCTCCGTAGGGGCGGCCGCTGGTTACTACGCCACCCGCGCCGGACTGAAGGTGCTGATGATCGATGCGCATCTGCCGCCGCATCAGCAGGGAAGCCATCATGGCGACACGCGATTAATCCGTCACGCTTACGGCGAAGGCGAGAAATATGTCCCGCTGGTGCTGCGCGCCCAGACGCTGTGGGATGAACTCTCCGCCGACGCTGAGGAGCCCGTTTTTGTCCGCTCCGGGGTGATCAATCTGGGTCCCGCTCACTCGGCGTTTCTTGCCAACGTCGCCAGCAGCGCGAAGCAGTGGCAGCTCAACGTCGAACAACTGGACGCCGCCGCCATCATGGCGCGCTGGCCGGAAATTCGCGTACCCGATGATTATATCGGCCTGTTTGAAGCCGACTCCGGCTTTTTACGCAGCGAACTGGCGATCAAAACCTGGATTCGGCTGGCGAAAGAGGGAGGTTGCGCCCAGCTTTTCAACTGCCCGGTAACGGCAATTCATCACGATGAGGATGGCGGCGTCACGGTTGAGACGGCAGACGGCGAATATCGCGCGAAGAAAGCGCTGGTCAGCGCGGGAACCTGGGTGCAGAAGCTGCTGCCCGACCTGCCTGTCCAGCCCGTGCGCAAAGTGTTTGCCTGGTATCAGGCGGATGGCCGCTACAGCAGCAAAAACAACTTTCCCGCCTTTACCGGCGAGCTGCTCAACGGCGATCAGTTCTATGGCTTCCCGGCAGAAAACGACGCGCTGAAGATCGGCAGGCATAACGGCGGTCAGGTCATCCAGCACGAAGAAGAACGCAAGCCCTTCGCCGCGGTCGCCAGCGATGGCGCCGAAGCGTTCCCGTTCCTGCGCAACGTGCTTCCCGGCATCGGCTGCTGCTTATATGGCGCGACCTGTACCTACGACAATTCGCCGGATGAAGATTTCATCATCGACACGCTGCCCGGCCACGATAACACGCTGGTGATCACCGGTCTTAGCGGTCACGGCTTTAAATTTGCTTCGGTACTGGGTGAAATTGCCGCCGATTTCGCGCAAAATAAGCCGTCTGGCTTTGACCTGACCCCCTTCCGGCTGGCCCGTTTTACGGCCTGA
- a CDS encoding YceO family protein, which yields MRRLFQFWVNNIRQHFMLYIFLWSLLAILDVIYIYFF from the coding sequence ATGCGTCGTCTGTTTCAGTTCTGGGTAAACAATATTCGCCAGCATTTTATGCTGTACATTTTCTTATGGTCGCTGCTGGCGATTCTGGACGTTATTTACATCTACTTCTTCTGA